A portion of the Sabethes cyaneus chromosome 3, idSabCyanKW18_F2, whole genome shotgun sequence genome contains these proteins:
- the LOC128744488 gene encoding RNA-binding protein 5-A-like: MDFSPSPESDNSGYYRNRSHRDDRDRSNRGRSKERYYRNRYSRSRSRSYSRERYISSNNRRSPERDLYRDLIDQDYGDNSYDNRDRDRYRHRSRDRDRRSRDRDRRDRDKPNKRNFSPVQNSNDFDDHYDSGDNQDFFYQQKPNNKIIVRGLAAHITEANINCDLIQCGLQALHVRLIRRKKTGASRGFAFVEFRTEEEATRWICYKQGVLNFNDHRAVMQYTYSLPAEMRAKDKPQTDWYCAKCGVFNFKRRENCFKCFASREESEKGGEGSDEISNILTKKIMLRNLDVLTNEESVLCAMQDKIPELVSKISKIMICRDPLTQTSRGICYLHFDNLLDSMNTYNALRAIEPILKIDGREVVITYCMDTENRNLVKGANGRAANNGNSYQDAGVAGGSGVGPYPSNYQYTLADVPRLAEYSAAVYASNPAEHEHYLQFYTNYYVTQISQGQMNNFPTEAQLGETANSGAAVAQSALARKQNSKAKLDTSATTTTSSGPAAIIAPQPLQIPSGTDGKKYPTPDVSQYQYDETSGFYYDPSTGLYYDPNSQYYYNNETCSYLYWDTENSTYVAAPSTSAAGTASASSAAGSTSVSANSADKTEKSKSKDQPHDKVKVAKKIVKDMEKWAKQLNQKKDYSVLQPPAKVEEATLYSSQGQISVKPSEASGGYADVGFSLLEKKQSSQTVTNFLMNQGKASTSKAAASQIVSTYGGSDSENDIEEGSGEREYVDFERLTCLLCKRAFQSQEILNKHLKMSSLHKENLQKINLQKGIGGSGGMNNKGGAYRDRAKERRLKYGEADPPPVNKSKERFQRELEKQTQAAYSAPNLAAVPISQNNVGNKLLQKMGWSEGQGLGRSNQGRTNIIETETRIANAGLGIKASHYGNTGDDYKTYIKKMMKSRYEQVDIKD, encoded by the exons ATGGATT TCTCACCGAGTCCAGAGAGTGACAATTCTGGCTACTATAGGAATCGGAGCCACCGGGACGATCGAGACCGAAGCAACCGTGGACGCTCAAA ggAACGCTATTATCGCAACCGATACAGTCGCAGCAGGTCAAGATCTTACAGCAGAGAGCGCTATATTAGTAGCAATAATCGAAGAAGTCCAGAAAGAGATCTCTATCGAGACTTGATAGATCAGGATTATGGCGACAACTCCTACGATAATAG GGATCGTGATCGGTATCGTCACAGAAGCCGAGACCGAGACCGTCGTTCAAGAGACAGGGACCGCAG AGATCGCGACAAACCAAACAAGCGGAACTTTTCACCTGTACAAAACTCGAATGATTTTGATGATCATTATGACAGTGGCGACAATCAAGACTTTTTTTACCAGCAGAAACCTAACAATAAAATTATCGTTCGAGGACTAGCCGCTCATATAACAGAAGCGAAT ATTAACTGTGACCTTATACAATGTGGCCTGCAGGCATTGCATGTTCGATTGATACGTCGAAAGAAAACAG GTGCATCGAGAGGTTTCGCATTTGTCGAGTTCCGCACAGAAGAGGAAGCAACTCGCTGGATTTGCTACAAACAG GGAGTGCTAAACTTCAACGACCATCGCGCCGTTATGCAATATACCTACTCCCTGCCAGCTGAAATGCGTGCTAAGGATAAACCGCAAACGGACTGGTACTGCGCTAAG TGTGGAGTATTTAACTTCAAACGACGAGAAAATTGTTTCAAATGTTTTGCATCTCGTGAAGAAAGCGAAAAAGGAGGTGAAGGAAGCGATGAGATTAGTAATATTCTCACCAAAAAAATCATGCTTCGGAATTTGGACGTGCTGACAAACGAGGAAAGCGTTTTATGTGCTATGCAAGATAAAATTCCAGAACTTGTATCAAAAATTTCTAAGATCATGATATGCAGAGATCCATTGACACAAACCTCTCGTGGCATTTGTTACCTGCATTTTGATAACTTATTGGATTCGATGAATACGTACAATGCTTTAAGGGCAATAGAACCCATTCTGAAAATTGATGGTCGGGAAGTTGTGATTACGTACTGTATGGACACGGAGAACCGAAACCTGGTGAAAGGTGCTAATGGCAGAGCGGCAAACAACGGAAACAGTTATCAGGATGCCGGTGTAGCTGGTGGTTCTGGAGTAGGACCATATCCGAGCAACTATCAGTACACCTTGGCAGATGTTCCGCGATTAGCAGAATACAGTGCTGCAGTTTATGCATCGAACCCGGCTGAACATGAGCATTACTTACAATTTTATACAAATTACTACGTAACGCAAATTTCACAG GGTCAAATGAACAACTTTCCAACGGAGGCACAACTTGGGGAAACGGCCAATTCCGGTGCAGCTGTGGCACAATCAGCATTGGCTcgtaaacaaaattcaaaagcgAAATTGGATACCTCCGCCACAACTACCACATCATCTGGACCTGCTGCAATTATCGCACCTCAACCTTTGCAAATCCCGAgtggaaccgatggtaaaaaaTACC CGACCCCCGATGTATCTCAATATCAGTATGACGAAACGTCCGGATTCTATTACGACCCATCGACGGGTCTTTATTATGATCCCAACTCGCAGTACTATTATAACAATGAGACATGTTCCTACCTCTATTGGGATACGGAAAATAGTACGTATGTTGCGGCTCCGTCGACGTCAGCGGCCGGTACTGCGTCGGCCTCCAGCGCAGCTGGAAGCACATCGGTCTCCGCCAACAGTGCCGACAAGACTGAAAAGAGTAAATCTAAAGACCAACCTCACGACAAGGTGAAGGTGGCGAAGAAAATCGTTAAGGATATGGAAAAATGGGCGAAGCAACTAAACCAGAAAAAGGATTACAGCGTTCTGCAGCCACCGGCAAAGGTAGAAGAGGCAACGCTGTACTCATCGCAAGGTCAAATATCGGTTAAACCATCAGAAGCATCCGGTGGTTATGCTGATGTGGGTTTTTCGCTGCTGGAAAAGAAGCAAAGTTCGCAGACTGTGACAAACTTTTTAATGAATCAGGGAAAAGCTTCTACCAGCAAAGCAGCTGCCAGTCAGATAGTCTCTACTTACGGTGGATCGGACTCGGAAAATGATATTGAGGAAGGATCGGGAGAACGGGAATATGTCGACTTTGAAAGACTTACTTGTTTGCTATGTAAACGTGCATTCCAATCGCAGGAAATACTCAATAAGCATTTGAAAATGTCCTCGCTGCACAAAGAAAATCTGCAAAAAATTAATCTTCAGAAAGGAATTGGGGGCTCCGGTGGCATGAATAACAAGGGTGGAGCCTACCGAGATCGAGCGAAAGAACGACGTTTAAAATATGGTGAAGCAGATCCGCCACCGGTGAATAAAAGCAAAGAAAGATTCCAGCGCGAATTAGAAAAGCAAACTCAAGCAGCGTACTCTGCGCCGAATCTGGCAGCGGTTCCCATCAGTCAAAATAATGTCGGAAATAAGTTACTCCAAAAGATGGGATGGTCAGAAGGACAAGGACTAGGGCGAAGTAATCAGGGTCGCACTAATATTATTGAg ACTGAAACGAGAATTGCAAACGCAGGGCTGGGAATTAAAGCGTCACATTACGGAAACACTGGAGATGATTACAAAACGTACATAAAAAAGATGATGAAATCGCGTTACGAACAAGTAGATATCAAGGACTAG
- the LOC128741130 gene encoding uncharacterized protein LOC128741130, which produces MPTYLNSRLANIFVAGFLKSNAISQLGPSESLKELIDIFVDLETNGLNLKLKGKTVKVYFVLVSFLGDNLGINVLSGFAPSFSSMFFCRFCKTNKYNAQIQIIIDDTLIRTVENYNEDKHRDFKETGIEEPSDLNKLTCFHVVNNQVVDIMHDFFSHGICNYDLAIILEYMIVKLKISLKKINYCIQVFDFGPTENRNKFRKITRQHISKVAFKMTAREMMMFIHYFPLLFGTLFPLNDKVWDFACSLVELVDSILLPRYTTEILDALQEQIVYHHTLYLKLFKTKLKPKYHIPLHYVQSIKHVGHIRYIWCFRFEAFHQIFKQYCRNITSRVNICLTLCIKAGLVFANNLKDNNFIPPIIKYTKGKLLLPNLEIFQYLKTFINFLL; this is translated from the coding sequence ATGCCCACATATTTAAATTCTCGTCTGGCTAATATTTTTGTAGCTGGCTTCCTTAAAAGTAATGCTATTTCACAGTTAGGACCATCAGAATCGCTAAAGGAGTTGATAGATATATTTGTAGATTTAGAAACAAATGGTTTAAATCTAAAACTAAAGGGAAAAACAGTTAAAGTATATTTTGTTCTAGTTAGCTTTTTGGGAGATAACCTCGGAATTAACGTTCTTTCAGGGTTTGCTCCATCATTCAGTTCGAtgtttttctgtcgtttttgtaaaactaataAGTATAACGCTCAAATACAAATTATAATAGATGACACGTTGATAAGAACTGTCGAAAATTACAATGAAGATAAACATAGAGACTTCAAGGAAACAGGAATCGAAGAACCGTCAGATTTAAATAAGCTTACTTGTTTTCATGTTGTAAACAACCAAGTGGTTGATATCatgcatgattttttttcgcaTGGCATTTGCAATTATGATTTGGCTATCATTTTAGAATACATGattgtaaaattgaaaatttcgctcaaaaaaattaattactgTATTCAAGTCTTCGATTTTGGACCCACGGAAAATAGAAATAAGTTTCGTAAAATTACAAGACAGCACATATCTAAAGTAGCTTTCAAGATGACTGCTCGCGAGATGATGATGTTTATTCATTACTTCCCGCTGCTTTTTGGTACACTTTTTCCTTTAAACGATAAGGTTTGGGATTTTGCTTGCTCATTAGTAGAATTGGTTGATTCAATACTGTTACCTAGGTATACAACAGAAATTCTAGATGCTTTGCAGGAACAAATTGTATATCATCATACCTTATatttaaaactttttaaaactaaattaaaaccCAAATATCATATACCGTTACATTATGTACAATCAATCAAACATGTAGGTCATATCCGCTATATTTGGTGCTTCAGATTTGAAGCATTTCATCAAATATTCAAACAATATTGTAGAAACATAACGTCCCGTGTTAATATTTGTCTAACCCTTTGCATTAAAGCTGGTTTAGTATTTGCAAATAATTTGAAAGACAATAATTTCATTCCACCCATTATAAAATACACCAAAGGAAAATTATTGCTTCCGAACTTAGAAATTTTTCAATACttgaaaacatttataaacttcCTACTTTAA
- the LOC128744631 gene encoding phosphoglycerate kinase codes for MALNKLSIENVDLKGKRVFMRVDFNVPIKEGKITSNQRIVAALDSIKYALDKGAKSVVLASHLGRPDGNKNVKYTLAPVADELKKLLGRDVTFLNDCVGADVEGACKDPATGSVILLENVRFYVEEEGKGVDASGNKIKADKDKVKTFRESLAKLGDVYINDAFGTAHRAHSSMMGEGYSQRAAGLLLNKELRYFSQALDNPPRPFLAILGGAKVADKIQLIENLLDKVNEMIIGGGMAFTFLKVLNNMEIGGSLFDEEGSKIVQKLVDKAKKNNVQLHLPVDFVTGDKFAENAAVGEATVEGGIPAGHMGLDVGPKSQAAFAAPIARAKIIVWNGPPGVFEFPNFAKGTKAVMDGVVAVTKAGAVTIIGGGDTASCCAKWGTESEVSHVSTGGGASLELLEGKVLPGVDALSSA; via the exons ATGGCTCTCAATAAGCTTAGTATCGAAAATGTTGACTTGAAAGGAAAGCGTGTTTTTATGCG GGTGGACTTCAATGTTCCTATCAAAGAGGGAAAGATTACTAGCAATCAGCGCATAGTTGCTGCACTGGACAGTATTAAGTATGCTTTGGATAAGGGCGCAAAGTCAGTAGTTCTCGCATCGCATTTGGGACGTCCGGATGGCAACAAGAATGTTAAATACACCCTAGCACCGGTAGCAGATGAATTGAAGAAACTCTTGGGTCGCGATGTCACTTTCTTGAACGACTGTGTGGGCGCTGATGTGGAGGGTGCCTGTAAGGATCCGGCGACTGGTTCTGTAATTTTGCTAGAAAATGTTCGATTCTATGTGGAGGAAGAGGGAAAAGGTGTTGATGCTTCCGGAAATAAG ATTAAAGCCGACAAGGACAAGGTTAAAACTTTTAGAGAAAGCTTAGCTAAGCTTGGGGATGTCTACATTAATGATGCCTTTGGAACAGCCCATCGCGCTCATAGTTCGATGATGGGCGAAGGATATAGCCAGCGTGCTGCCGGATTACTGCTTAATAAAGAACTGCGATACTTTTCGCAAGCTCTTGATAACCCACCACGTCCATTCCTTGCCATTCTTGGTGGTGCTAAAGTGGCGGATAAAATCCAGTTGATTGAAAATTTGCTCGACAAGGTCAATGAGATGATCATCGGTGGTGGTATGGCATTTACTTTCTTGAAAGTTTTGAACAATATGGAGATCGGTGGCTCGTTGTTCGATGAAGAAGGATCAAAGATTGTCCAAAAACTGGTCGATAAAGCAAAGAAGAACAACGTTCAACTGCATTTGCCAGTAGACTTCGTCACTGGTGACAAATTTGCCGAGAATGCGGCAGTCGGCGAGGCTACTGTTGAGGGTGGTATCCCAGCTGGACATATGGGTTTGGATGTAGGACCGAAATCTCAAGCGGCATTTGCTGCCCCAATTGCACGTGCCAAGATCATTGTATGGAACGGTCCACCCGGCGTATTCGAGTTCCCTAACTTTGCTAAAGGAACAAAAGCTGTAATGGATGGCGTCGTAGCGGTTACTAAAGCGGGAGCCGTTACCATTATTGGTGGTGGAGACACAGCATCCTGTTGCGCCAAGTGGGGAACTGAATCGGAAGTTTCACACGTCTCAACCGGCGGAGGTGCATCACTGGAACTATTGGAGGGTAAAGTTCTCCCAGGAGTAGATGCCCTGAGCAGTGCATAA